One Candidatus Babeliales bacterium genomic window carries:
- a CDS encoding FAD-dependent oxidoreductase, whose translation MGQSFKVFFIALPILCLVACFKQSPEKKSKVELQYVLEQALKQENVAPVVIIGSGPSGLSAALYMARAGIKAFVFAGPVPCGQLTQTTFIENWPGRDRVLGSELMEDIRKQSESFGATIIHDTVSKVDFSQWPFALETEDGRRFKAMSIIVATGATPRGLNIPGEREFWGKGVTTCAVCDAPFFKGKEVVIAGGGDSAAEMVFELAPHVKKVTMLVRKEAMRAAVAMQKRVFAYPNAQVEFNKEVTAVHGEKGEVVAVDVYDNVLKTTERRPIDGMFLAIGHDPNNKLLQGGDIELDESGYLVMNGRTQETSLKGVFAAGEIQDPSYKQAIVASGEGVKAALDATSFLYSIGFNAEIGEQLDKKFFENFSDEKTEMREISEKKELNELVLNAKGVVLLDFYGSNCPTCVRMIPSLEAVAHKLSGQVKVYKVHFIKDSPIHRILWWNHDIKIQKVPSLLVFKDGKFMEMTYNFMTKVELLEYVKKFL comes from the coding sequence ATGGGCCAATCGTTTAAAGTTTTCTTTATAGCTTTACCTATTTTATGCCTTGTAGCGTGTTTTAAGCAGAGTCCTGAGAAAAAATCGAAAGTTGAATTGCAGTACGTTTTAGAGCAAGCGCTCAAGCAAGAAAACGTTGCTCCTGTTGTTATTATTGGTTCTGGTCCTTCTGGACTGAGCGCAGCGCTGTACATGGCGCGTGCGGGAATAAAAGCGTTCGTCTTTGCTGGTCCAGTCCCATGCGGTCAGCTTACTCAAACAACATTTATTGAAAACTGGCCTGGCCGTGACCGAGTTCTCGGTTCTGAGCTTATGGAAGATATTAGAAAGCAGTCGGAATCGTTTGGCGCAACTATCATTCATGATACGGTTTCAAAAGTTGATTTTTCTCAGTGGCCTTTTGCCCTTGAAACGGAAGATGGCCGTCGTTTTAAAGCTATGTCGATTATTGTAGCAACTGGAGCTACTCCTCGTGGCCTTAATATTCCTGGAGAGCGTGAATTCTGGGGTAAAGGGGTGACTACTTGTGCAGTATGTGACGCACCTTTCTTTAAAGGTAAAGAAGTCGTGATTGCCGGTGGTGGTGATAGTGCTGCAGAGATGGTATTTGAGCTAGCTCCCCATGTGAAAAAAGTTACGATGCTCGTTCGAAAAGAAGCAATGCGTGCAGCTGTTGCAATGCAGAAAAGAGTTTTTGCCTATCCAAATGCCCAAGTTGAATTTAATAAAGAAGTGACTGCGGTTCATGGAGAAAAAGGTGAAGTGGTAGCAGTTGATGTGTACGACAATGTATTAAAAACAACTGAGCGTCGACCGATTGATGGAATGTTTTTAGCCATAGGCCATGATCCAAATAATAAACTACTACAGGGTGGTGATATTGAGCTTGATGAGAGTGGCTATCTGGTCATGAATGGCAGAACGCAGGAAACTTCACTCAAGGGTGTTTTTGCTGCAGGAGAAATTCAAGATCCTTCGTACAAACAGGCAATCGTCGCTTCTGGCGAAGGCGTAAAAGCTGCCCTTGATGCAACATCATTTTTATATTCAATCGGATTTAATGCTGAAATCGGTGAGCAGCTCGATAAAAAATTCTTTGAAAATTTTTCTGACGAAAAAACAGAGATGCGAGAAATTTCTGAAAAAAAAGAATTGAACGAGTTGGTTTTAAATGCCAAGGGAGTTGTGCTTCTTGATTTTTATGGATCAAATTGTCCTACGTGCGTTCGCATGATTCCTTCGCTAGAAGCTGTTGCTCACAAATTATCTGGGCAGGTCAAAGTTTATAAAGTTCATTTTATCAAAGACAGTCCAATCCATAGAATTCTGTGGTGGAATCATGATATTAAGATTCAAAAAGTGCCGTCACTTCTTGTTTTCAAAGATGGCAAGTTCATGGAAATGACATATAACTTCATGACTAAGGTAGAACTTTTGGAGTATGTTAAAAAGTTTTTATAA
- a CDS encoding AAA family ATPase: MNHFFKRYFLSITLLSLTCLSFFANDAKSSADSQNVAPNSSITELQEAVRADLEREMFQSYMSQARQQTQTIGFCLQQLLQTIDAQKIKLTKEQKQHVTKEMVAIQSFTKILLEKLFVLNSKDALHEAILINHVLVDYLFSVVKADITKIDASKIHELLVKKSNTVLPEEILFALAEKNQADIAKLVNATDNVGLRWYNHAYRGIQKCNTATIAKGVAVAAVSVAALAWLACKSKIATDEGVNAISDSDSERKTFDCNDSRNGWYSRYIGQEVNIDLQTRRPYVYDKDKNPIYLKSFTPTQKVCDFSSALQAAGILTIGSLASMNLNELFHSMYDGPLSWLKTASNKKLEDINKILLGTAKPNVSGDEEKVYFKDMVGSDHLETLAKKIANFMKHPERYERTQLEEHRGILLFGPPQTGKTLFAKALRTLIADELGADKKVSFIDAKKVLDSDRRITIEDIFAHAAYYAPCIIFFDEIDIVGAHRDKNTVNTSQLLTCMQGIDGALKQVFVIGATNRPEQLDFALKKDGRFGKIIHLEYPKYEHRKLFLQQQLAKRCVSINPEYIDCIAQETDGCSYNELKRIITEALIQSSIEMRPVCQNDLEKALDVEVRKMQQTISMPNDEKRIIATYQAGKAVARHILQTNQEVVKITVNSVNKELKTDVPFSIKTSTDTANAENDNLVSIKKDIRTKLGEVFTKSKANHSELLSDDLQRKECLALLAGNAALQLMLKQSYTQCNKHDRADVMQIIYNMISSGEKIDEKMKNQAIALKDQYEKEIAQLLAPHKDLIEKIVDTLMKQNTIDRYEWKALIS, encoded by the coding sequence ATGAATCATTTTTTTAAAAGATATTTTCTTTCTATAACACTATTATCTCTTACCTGTCTATCGTTTTTTGCAAATGACGCAAAAAGCTCAGCTGACTCGCAAAACGTGGCACCAAATAGTTCAATCACGGAGCTGCAAGAAGCTGTAAGAGCAGACCTAGAGCGAGAAATGTTTCAATCTTACATGTCACAAGCTCGCCAGCAAACCCAGACTATTGGCTTTTGCCTTCAACAGCTTTTGCAAACGATTGATGCCCAAAAGATCAAACTTACAAAAGAGCAAAAACAGCACGTTACAAAGGAAATGGTTGCGATACAAAGTTTCACCAAAATTCTGCTTGAAAAACTATTCGTTTTAAACTCAAAAGATGCTCTTCATGAGGCAATCCTCATTAATCATGTACTTGTCGACTATCTTTTCTCAGTCGTTAAAGCTGATATCACCAAGATTGATGCATCAAAAATTCATGAGCTTCTTGTCAAAAAATCAAATACGGTACTACCTGAAGAGATCCTATTTGCCTTGGCTGAAAAAAATCAAGCTGATATCGCAAAATTAGTGAATGCAACCGATAACGTTGGTCTACGCTGGTACAATCATGCATACCGTGGCATACAAAAATGTAATACAGCTACTATTGCTAAAGGTGTTGCTGTAGCTGCAGTTTCAGTGGCAGCCCTCGCTTGGCTTGCGTGTAAATCTAAAATAGCAACCGATGAGGGTGTAAACGCTATATCAGATAGTGATTCTGAGCGTAAAACATTTGATTGCAACGATTCAAGAAATGGTTGGTATAGCCGATACATAGGTCAAGAAGTTAATATAGACCTACAAACACGACGTCCTTATGTGTACGATAAAGATAAAAATCCAATTTATTTGAAAAGTTTTACACCGACACAAAAAGTATGTGATTTTTCTTCAGCTCTGCAAGCCGCTGGAATACTAACTATTGGCTCCTTGGCAAGCATGAATCTGAACGAACTATTTCACTCAATGTATGATGGTCCTTTAAGCTGGCTAAAAACAGCAAGTAATAAAAAATTAGAAGACATCAACAAAATACTACTTGGCACTGCAAAACCGAACGTCAGTGGTGATGAAGAAAAAGTATACTTTAAAGATATGGTTGGCAGCGATCATCTTGAAACTCTTGCGAAAAAAATTGCAAACTTCATGAAACATCCTGAACGATATGAACGAACTCAACTTGAAGAACATCGTGGCATACTGTTGTTTGGTCCTCCTCAAACTGGTAAAACTCTTTTTGCAAAAGCTCTTAGAACACTTATTGCAGATGAACTTGGCGCTGATAAAAAAGTAAGCTTTATTGATGCAAAAAAAGTTTTAGATTCTGATCGTCGAATTACCATTGAAGATATTTTTGCACACGCTGCATATTATGCACCATGTATTATCTTCTTTGATGAAATCGATATAGTTGGAGCTCATCGCGATAAAAATACCGTCAACACATCGCAACTTTTAACATGTATGCAAGGTATTGATGGCGCATTAAAACAAGTATTTGTTATCGGTGCAACAAACCGTCCTGAACAACTAGACTTTGCTCTTAAAAAAGATGGCCGTTTTGGAAAAATAATTCATCTCGAATATCCAAAATATGAACATCGTAAATTATTCTTGCAGCAACAGCTTGCAAAACGATGTGTATCTATAAATCCAGAATACATTGATTGTATTGCACAAGAAACTGATGGTTGTTCATACAATGAACTCAAACGAATTATCACTGAAGCTTTAATTCAATCATCAATTGAAATGCGTCCAGTCTGCCAAAATGATTTAGAAAAAGCACTTGATGTCGAAGTCAGAAAAATGCAGCAAACTATTTCTATGCCAAATGACGAAAAAAGAATCATTGCAACGTATCAAGCTGGTAAAGCTGTTGCTCGACATATTTTACAAACTAACCAAGAAGTAGTTAAGATCACGGTAAATTCTGTCAATAAAGAACTTAAAACAGATGTTCCTTTTTCTATCAAAACTTCAACTGATACAGCAAATGCTGAAAATGACAACTTAGTTTCAATTAAAAAAGATATCAGAACCAAGCTAGGCGAAGTTTTCACCAAATCAAAAGCAAACCACAGCGAACTTCTCAGCGATGATCTACAACGTAAAGAATGCTTAGCTCTGCTTGCTGGAAACGCAGCATTGCAGCTTATGCTTAAACAGTCATACACTCAGTGCAACAAACATGACCGTGCTGATGTGATGCAGATTATTTACAACATGATTTCAAGTGGCGAAAAAATTGATGAGAAAATGAAAAATCAAGCTATTGCTCTTAAAGATCAATATGAAAAAGAAATTGCTCAATTGCTTGCTCCTCATAAAGATTTAATAGAAAAAATCGTCGATACGTTGATGAAACAAAACACAATTGATCGTTATGAATGGAAAGCTTTAATTAGTTAA